In the Chroococcidiopsis sp. SAG 2025 genome, one interval contains:
- the acpS gene encoding holo-ACP synthase, whose amino-acid sequence MLRLGTDIIYIPRIEKVIEQFGDRFLQRVYTPNELLDCRYELNSPNRNAMNKLAGRWAAKEAVVKALGTGWLGVGYTDVEICRQPSGVPTVQLHGRALAIVNSWGQLQWQLSLSHDGDYAIATALLVCS is encoded by the coding sequence ATGCTACGTTTAGGAACCGATATTATTTACATTCCTCGAATTGAGAAGGTTATAGAACAATTTGGCGATCGCTTTTTGCAGCGCGTCTACACGCCCAACGAGCTGCTGGATTGTCGTTACGAGCTAAATTCCCCTAATCGTAATGCGATGAATAAACTAGCTGGTCGATGGGCGGCGAAGGAAGCTGTGGTCAAAGCTTTGGGGACTGGCTGGCTAGGCGTGGGTTACACTGACGTTGAGATTTGCCGTCAACCGAGTGGCGTTCCTACCGTGCAACTACACGGACGAGCGCTAGCGATCGTAAATTCTTGGGGACAGTTGCAGTGGCAGTTGAGTTTGAGTCATGACGGAGACTACGCGATCGCTACGGCGCTCCTCGTCTGTTCTTAG